The genomic interval ATGAAAAAGCTGAATAACGAGAAGATTCGTTGGATCATAAGGCAGAAAGACAAACGTGCCATAAAAAACGCAGATATTTCATTTTCGCAGAAAGTAACTGTGCGAAGAATAAATCAGCTGTATTCAGAATACACGAAAACAGGCATTATGCCCGTTTTAAAGAAATGCGGAAGAAAACCAAAACTCCTTACTGAAGAGCAAAAGAAAATAATTGATGATATTCGTGACGAATATAAAGTCGGTCCTCTTGGATTGGAAAAAGTAATTCAAAGAAAGTATAATGTGCGTATTCCGCATAACGCAATATATAAACACTTGCTTAGCAAAGGACAAGTAATGGAAAATTCAAAGAAAAAGAAAC from Nanoarchaeota archaeon carries:
- a CDS encoding IS481 family transposase — translated: MKKLNNEKIRWIIRQKDKRAIKNADISFSQKVTVRRINQLYSEYTKTGIMPVLKKCGRKPKLLTEEQKKIIDDIRDEYKVGPLGLEKVIQRKYNVRIPHNAIYKHLLSKGQVMENSKKKK